ATAAGGTTGCTATGGGAACATACATTCTGGCCTATATGGGCTGGTTGCAGCTAATTTTAAAGTCTAGCTTGCATTCTTATGCCTGTAGTGGATTTTTGTGTCACTGTTGGTATGTCCCAATGGGATGGCTTGAATTCAACTAAATCTGCAGCTTATTACTTCACTGTCATGTTTGTAGTACATCTATCAACATCACAGTGTGGCTGTGTTTCAAGTGTTCCCTAAATTGTTGCTATGGAGTGAAAAGTAGATCCTTTTCTTTGTTCGTGTCTACTGTAATTAGTTTTTAGGGTTTGTCTTTTTGTTTGTCAAGTTTGCAGCTTTTTAGTTTTCTCCCACAAGAGAATGGAAAGTAAGCCTAAACACTAGACTTCTAGACTTCTTCACTCTAGGATGTTGCTATTTAAAATGGCATCATGCTGGGAATTCATTTGATGACTGTATCATACACCCTACTTGAACTGAGATTTGTGTTCCCATTTTGCCATCTACTGTCAAGTGATTCTTGACTAGAATTTTGGGTGTTGATTCAGATACAAATTATTTGAGGCATTGCTTCATTTCTATATACATGTCTTGATTACATTAAAAAGGTTTGTAGGGAGATACCTCTGTTTAAGATTTTCCGTTAAATTCTCTGCTGTGCATTGATTTCATGCTTTGATGCCTCAAAGACCTATAGAAGTGCTAAGAGAACATATTAGTAGATGAAATAAACAATTACTTTCCAGAGGCGTTTCTAAATCAGGGGCAATAATATCAATACACATTTGATTGAGGTTGGAATATTACCAAAATAACTCAGGTAAACAACAATAATTGAAATATAACATTACCCGACTTCTCAATTACTTAGGAAGAAAAGTCATGATTCATATGAACTTTCCTAATACCTATATACTGCCTCATTTGCTGAGTTCTCCTTCTCTTTTACATCAAAGAAGTGCTAATTTTTTACCATGTAGTGACTAAGAATTAGATTCAGGGCAAATAGAATATGCTAAAGAAAACAAACACAACATCCAGAATTCAGCAGGACTTGAATCTAAGCAGAGGCTAGAGATCAGCCAAATGTCAATTGTTACTAAAACACAATGTAACTGCATAGGTATCTAAATCATTTCAGTTAAAATTATGTCCTAACAGATAACTAAGATCGGTCATCAAGGTTCTTTGACCCTTCTCGGCCAAaggaaaacatataaattttatgtTCCGTTCGAGCATTAAAGCCTGCTGATGAGATGAATAGATGCTCTTAGCTGTGCCAATGCAGTATAACCTCGAAATGAAATATCATTAGATGGAATGCCAGTATGTTCAGTTGTTACTAAACCCAAATCCGTCTGAAGCAGCTCGTGGTACACGTGGCCTCACCGGTGTCTTTGAAGGACTCACCCTGAGATGCAGGATTCTCAATTCATGTTAGTTCAAAGAATTTCACATGCATTAGTTAAAGAGCAGTAAGAATATTGCCTGATGGGTAGATCTCCTAAAATTGTGCCGCTACAATTCAGAGCCATGATTGCACTTTCTGCCTGCATTCAAagaaatgaataatattttcAACATACCAAACTGTTGTCCAGCTTCATTGAGATGCTCAGAAAATGTAAAGATTGAAATGTAGGCATAATTTTTAGTCAAGGTATAATATTCAAGAGTAAGTTGTAATGTCTTTTTTGTTCATATTTTTCCTTCTATAAAAAAAACATGTTTCTTATTATTATATTCAAGGCATATATTTTTGTTCATAATTTTTTTCCTTGTAAGACAATCTAGAATTTCACTGCAGAGGAATGAAATGAATAGTATATTGCTTCTTATTGCGGGAAAAAGGATAGTATCTTCCTTTTTAGATTCAACAAATTCCTTTGTCAAGAAAACCTCTTACTGCAACAGTCCTGCCTTAAACGAACTTGTTTGATGTTTTCTTTTGAAatgtacacaaaaaaaaaaaatcacaactaGAAAAGTACAAGATACAATCAATATAATCACACCTAATGGAACACTCAAGCATTGTAAAGCAAGTTAAGTTCAAATATAAATAACATAGAACAAAGAGCTACCCATACAACTTACAGCAACCAGTTTAAAAATTGAATAAACCGGATATATTACATCACAAGCTCAACACCCAAAGAGATTTATGCAGAAACAAGAAATTGAACTTGTAAAAAATGATTGTGAACGAATGGCACATATCAATCTTGTCCAAAAGATTCATAGGAAGTTAGCAGGAGAAATTCAATAGTAAACAACGCTAATTTTTTTGTTTGTAAGAAGGTGCTAATTAATAAAACAATTTGTCTTATAACCTAAACAGTGTAAAGAAAGAGCTAGAATATGGAAAGAGGATAAGGTTTTTTAATGGACAAAATGGTAGCACTCAACTGTCAGAATATCTGCCTCAAATCTGGACAGTCTTAGCCATCAACTTCTAGTGGAAAAAACTAAATTGCTCTTGCGTATATGTATTTAGTCTCAGTGAATAAAAAAGGTTACAATGAACTTACCTGAACAAACTCAACAAATGCAATACACATCGAGTGTACATTATCACCAAGTAGTCTCAAACGAGAAACCTgtgcaaaaaaattacactaactAATAAGATACTATTACAAGCTTAATAATGTCAAGCACTTAGCTTTAAAGTGGTCATTTAGGGCAGTTATCTAACCTCACCACAAAATTGttcaaagaaaattttaatatccatttgagtgACCTGCATCAGGACTAGAAGAATAAGTCCTTAAAAATGATCAACATGATCTTCGATGAACAATAGTTTTGACAGAATCATAAAATGACCTGCAAAATCACTTATAATTATCATTGTTCCATAATCAGAATCATAAAATCAGATTTCGTAGTTATGTTCTAGACACATGCCCATTAGTAACTAGGGAAAAAGATGGATCATAGTGCAGGAAGCAGAGATCTGTCACCTTCTTATCGATGTTTGTACAATAAACTGTCCTTACAACCATTTTCTTTTCATCCTCGGACTGCATCAAAATTTTAGCACTCAGAAGGACATCGGCAAGCATAAACTAACAAAGTGAAGTAGCATtaaacaatctctctctttttttttcttttttttcttcttttttcttttctctaaaCAGTCTCTACAAGTAAAACTGTATGGGTGTTCACATGAAATGAGCAACCGTAATTACTTTAGGAAGAAATTTTGGATTCACTGGAATAATTGCAGTCTTTGAAGGTAATACTCTGACAGGATAATAACCTAACATCGTCCCACCAAGATTCAGTGCTGCCCTTGCACCATCTACGAGGATAAAACCATTCTTGTAAACTGAGATGTGATACATGCATATCCAAGAAAACTTTGACAATCATATAAACTTACCCTCATCAGAGAACTCAATGAATGCAAATCGTAGAACTGAATGGGGGTCACCACAAATTCGGCAATCAACCACCTTCAGTAAGAAAATACTTAAAATAATCAGTGAAAGAACATCAATAAGCATGTGATAAGTTCATTGTGTCTGCagtgaaagaaaaaagagatggaTAAGAAAGAAATATCTTCTATTAACAGTAACATTTATGGACAGAGGAAAAACTCCTTTTCCCTAATATTAAACCAACTTATCTATTATCCTCCAAAGTGCAGAAACGTAACCTTCTCCCAGATTTGCTAATAATTTGGTTGGCTTAATTCCTGTTTCGAGTTGGATAAGAACTTTATGTACATTAAGATTTTCATATATCTTAGATCTATattcaacaaaaaggaaaggTTAATGAAAACATTGTTTATAGATTGAGAATGAGATGATTAAATATGAAGAGTTCCGTCATGAGTTGTGTGATTACCATGTAACTATTAGACTAAAGAATTATAAAACAATTATATGGTCAATCATGTTTTGCAAACTGAGATTTGGAACAATAAAGAAACAATATCTATAAAAAGTTTGTGTTGTTAGGATCAGGATTCAGGAAATTAAGGTGGATATATGGaatttctaaaatattttaaaaaatgtttcatttatgaACAATAAATATAGCTTCCATGCAAAATAGAATGAGGGATAATCAATTAAGACAATACAAACATAAATGTTTGATTAGATGACGAGCCAACTTGGATGTGGTGTGAGTAGAATAAGGCCCAAGACAACTTTACTACAAACAATAAGAAGAGATATAATTTATCTTAGTATGGCTAGGATCTTACCTTACATAAAAGTTCAATGGTGGGAAATTATCCATATAGTTGGCCTGAGATAGTTGAGGCATTATTGCTAGTTGTTGTTATAGTTGTAATTCCTGTTGAGGCATCACTTTGCCGGTCTTGTCAAATGCATTTTGTGgacatgttaagtttaattttagTGGACACAACTTTTTTATTCCTCTCAGTATTGGGAATGCCGGAGGATGATAACAGGGAAAATTATAAACCCATATGAAATCAAGAATTAATTTTCTAACTTGGTCTTTCAGTTGCTTTATGCATTTAAGAGCTAAAAAATTGATTTGAACGAGCCTCGTAATGACAAAGGGCATGCATCATCAAAGAGGAAGAAACTGCATAATCTTTAGCCGCAAGTGTGGGACTTTTACAATGAATATGTAGGCCTGCGAGTCTCTGTCGGAAAGATATGACAAGCTGACCAGGAACCAATCTTAACCAAGATCAACAGCAGATTAACTTGTTAAAGGACAAGACTTCTATCTGTTACTGATAGTCCCACACTTCCAAAGGTCATTTCACATTTCCTTGTTTCAGGTGCCAAAATGGGTGCTAAAAAGCATAGACTGTTAAAAAAGAAATTTCCTATGGCAAAGTCATGGAAAAGCTAAATGTGTTCCTTGGTCAGTAAATTGGAGGGAAGTCAACAgattaaaagcaaaaaaaaatgaaACTCCAACCAGTTTAGCATTATCCGGTACAGGAAAATATATGATCATTCCAGGTTTTGTAAAGCATAAGTAGGAAAATTCTAATAGATTTTGTGATTTCTGAAGTTTGAGAAACTTACTGGTCCACAATTAGAAAATAGTTCAGCAAGATTTTCTTCAGTTACCTGATATTCATCAATAAACGATCCACGTTAGCACAACAAACACTAATACTGAATAATTGATCAAGTCATTGTTCATGATTATATGAAAAAGGAAACAGGCAAATTGACCAGAACAAGTAACATTCACAAGAGTGAATGATCAGGCTTATAAAAGGTTTTTGATGGACTCACAAGCTGATCAATGTCAGAAACATATACAGTTCGCCTGATGCTATCCTCCCTCTCAGCTCCCCGAGGTCTATTATTCGTCCTCCTCTTCCCCTCGTTAGAACCATTTCTTCTCTGCCAAAGAACGAGCGAAAATGCAGTTCAACAAAAAGGATTCATTTCAAGCAATTTCTCGAATAAAAATTGATATCTTTTTTCTCCAATTCCATGAATGTTCTAACAGATCGCGGTTACTTTCCAATTCAAAGTAATATCAATGAGGTTCTATATTCTCAGAAAAGGATGGACAAAGCTGGACAAATCCAATATCCTTTGAACCCTACAATTCAAGCCATCTAAGCTTAATATCCAAATTGCAGTAAAAGAAAGCAACGAAATCAAATTCAAGAGAAAAAGAATCCAAGTAACTACTCTGCGATTAGGCTGATCATTCGATGATCCATCTCCGCTCGATTCCTTAGTGCCACCATTGTTATTGATCGGTTCACTATTGTAATAAAAGTCATTCCACGATACGAAGATGGGCGCATCGGCCGAGAGCCGGCCGTCAAATTTGCGGTGACCACCGGCGGCGTCACCGGAGGCAGCATGAGAGGAAGGGAAGAACTCCTCGGCGGACGGGTTCAATTTGGAGAGCAAGTCCACCAGATTCTTCACGTCCCTCCGGTACTCCCTCtctgcctccgcctccgccggcgACTGGCGGTGGATGAACGGATCGTCCGACCCGATCGCCTTCTCGGCCACCGCGGCCATTTTATTTCCCTTCACTCAAACAAACACCAACAACAACCTAATCGAGAACCGATCGAATCGGACAATACGACCGATCAAGCAAGAAACGATGCTGGCTGGCTCGCTCACTTCTCTCGCTTATTCCTGCGGGCTTGTTTTGGAAGATTGGAAGACTGAGATGGCAAatcgaggagagaggagagagatagGGGGCGAGGGGGAGAAAGGTGAGACGAACCCGACGGAGGGGAGATGTTGCGATTAGCTATAAATAGATGGATTATTCGCTGCTTGCAGCGTTTAGTTTGTTACTCTCACTAAATGAGAAGGGACAGAtagaccgagagagagagagagagttcccaTTTTGTTGAATACTGTTTATAAATAAGATTATACCGTATCATGTTAAATAGATGAAATAGGAACAGACAAGTGTAGTTAATTCATCAATCTCCAATTAATTTTAGGATTGGATTACAAAAGATTGTTATCGAGAGCAGATAATAATAAGTAAGCATTGGAGATGAATGAAGATGGAAGCAGGGCAGCCCAACTTCAAAGGAACAGCAACGCGTCAGCCTCACAAAGCCTGCTTGTGAACAAATGGTGAGAATGGAATGACACGGATGAAAGACGGATATATGATAATGTCCATTAATGCATGTATTTGATTTCTTAGTAGAAATCGATCGAAGCGTCGATGGGTCTCCGGAGCGTCGCTTCGGGTGCAGGTTATGATAGCATCGTACGGCGGGGATTGGATCGAGGGAGGAAGGGGCAGCCTCTGATGCCCGTGGAGGGGTACCGGTTTGACGGTCAACGGTGAGGCACGTGGGGCGAGGGCGTACGGACTGGGTTATGCGACCGGCGCTACTCGTGCGCGTTGGGTTTTGTGATGGGGTTGAGAAAGGACGAAGGCCGTCCGATTGCCGGGATCAGCATGGATTCCTCCGTGTTGGGTGCCTCTTACATTGATATCTACCCAGTTTTCAGATTTCGTAGTTGACGTGGTGCACCCCATCACTGCATGAAACCTTAATGCATTAGGATGGGCCCCGTCTTTCTGGTTGTAACATCACCTTTACAACACACGATGTGAGCCCCCACATTATATGATATGTCTCTTTTGATCCCACACAACCTGGCTACTAGCTGTGGGTCCCATCATCAATCTGCCAATCTTGTGCTCTccacattttatttattttcttctccCCATTTTGTACACTGTGGTGAGAGATAGGGAGTGTGTTCTTTTTTTCTGTGAAGGCACCAACACTTCATTAATTTCATATTTATAGAGGAAAAAGTTGTTCGTTTTCACCTCTTACGTGATCTTTCTCTGCGTCTCGCGTCCTCATCATTGTACATAAACAAAAAACCCGTGACACATGGAACATCTCAGAGCATCTGTAGCGAGAGAGagggcaagagagagagagagcgagagcgagagaccAATGCTAGCTTTTGAGAGAGTAACCTCTCCACCTGGTGGAGTTGAACGAGACCTGTGACCTACCAAGCACAAGAGAGAGTGTCTCTGCGGCAAAGCATGGCACTCTTccctggggagagagagagagagagagagagagagtacccaGTTTGAgtcagcagtgccaccaccttggCATATGATTTGATTGCACTGCTGGTGATTAGATCCTTTCGGAACTTTCAtttgggaagagagagagagtctgtgtGTGTATGGAATGCATGAACATGAGCTTTTCATTTTATGGAGTTGTTCACTGACCTACACCATCATCATCGCCACAATCACTACAGAAAGGAGCTGTAGTGTGGAAAGGTAGAAGAACAGATTAAAGAACCAGGGGATACAGAACCTTTTCATGTTTCCATCTTTGGTTACCAGCTAAACATGAACCACCTTTTCAGGGACATCTTTTAACCACAGACCTCTCCACCATGGCCTCCGGTGCTACTTCTCAAACTGCCCAAGCCTGTTGTCTGCCAGCATGGTTCTGCAGGCACACCTTTTGTACTCGCACCATGTGAACTCCCTGTACAAGCTCTGCTCTCCTTCCCCCATCAGCAGTGGCAGAGGTGCCAATCTCTCTCCGGAAGGTGGCCCCCCAAAGTAGACCATGGAGACTCTGGACTTGGAACCATTGGCCAACACCCTGTGCCTCACACTCCTGAATCTCCCATTTGTCAGAACCTGCAGTGAACAAACTCCcagtcatatatatatgtatatatatatatatgatgatgatgatgaagaacaaGCCCACAGAAAGGAAGGCATGGCTAAGACAAACTCCCAGCCCTTCAAATTCAACATACTTATAGAAATGGGTGTCACAGGCTAAACATGTGGGGTCCCATCGGATGAAGACCTTAATTAATGTTTTCTCGAATAAAAGCTCCTATCTCATAGCTACCTAATCACATCAAGGTTGCTGTCGCATCGCTCCACCCTGTGCAGTGTATGCAAGGACCATGGTGCTATATTTAGCTTTTTACCTTTCTGACAGATCAAGGGTGTGAAAACTATGCTACCTAGTGCCATTGGTATCATCAAAGTTGATTGCAGC
This DNA window, taken from Musa acuminata AAA Group cultivar baxijiao chromosome BXJ3-7, Cavendish_Baxijiao_AAA, whole genome shotgun sequence, encodes the following:
- the LOC103991619 gene encoding polyadenylate-binding protein-interacting protein 9, translating into MAAVAEKAIGSDDPFIHRQSPAEAEAEREYRRDVKNLVDLLSKLNPSAEEFFPSSHAASGDAAGGHRKFDGRLSADAPIFVSWNDFYYNSEPINNNGGTKESSGDGSSNDQPNRRRRNGSNEGKRRTNNRPRGAEREDSIRRTVYVSDIDQLVTEENLAELFSNCGPVVDCRICGDPHSVLRFAFIEFSDEDGARAALNLGGTMLGYYPVRVLPSKTAIIPVNPKFLPKSEDEKKMVVRTVYCTNIDKKVTQMDIKIFFEQFCGEVSRLRLLGDNVHSMCIAFVEFVQAESAIMALNCSGTILGDLPIRVSPSKTPVRPRVPRAASDGFGFSNN